The proteins below are encoded in one region of Blochmannia endosymbiont of Camponotus (Colobopsis) obliquus:
- the nagA gene encoding N-acetylglucosamine-6-phosphate deacetylase, with protein MYALTNSRIYTGNKILTNHALIISNGFINNILPMKYLSKKIIQHDLSGNILAPGFIDLQLNGCGGVQFNDNVNNISINTLKIMQTTNQKFGCTSFLPTLITSSDILIKQAIKIIRIFLLKNKNQALGLHLEGPYINPKKKGIHNPLFIRFPTEEMIAFLCDNNDIVKKITLAPEQVKQSIIYRLCKSGIQISVGHSNATYEQTKKGFNAGINFVTHLFNAMPPLTAREPGIIGAVFDTPTIYCSIITDGIHVHWANVRNAKHIKTDHLILVTDATSPAGTNNNIKTFTFAGKTIKHHNGLCVDQHGILSGSSLTMIGAIKNSVKYAGISLDEALRMATLYPAQALGVDDYLGTISINKIANLTIFTDEYKINKTIVNGKEIKIKKH; from the coding sequence ATGTACGCGTTAACTAACAGTCGAATATATACTGGTAATAAAATCCTTACAAACCATGCATTAATTATATCTAATGGTTTCATCAATAATATTCTGCCAATGAAATATCTTTCAAAAAAAATAATCCAGCATGATTTATCTGGTAATATATTAGCTCCCGGATTTATTGACTTACAACTAAATGGATGTGGCGGTGTTCAATTCAATGATAACGTTAATAATATATCTATAAACACACTGAAAATTATGCAAACTACCAATCAAAAATTTGGTTGTACAAGTTTCCTTCCTACACTGATTACTAGTAGTGATATTTTAATAAAACAAGCTATTAAAATCATACGAATTTTTTTGTTAAAAAATAAAAATCAAGCTTTAGGATTACATTTGGAAGGACCATATATAAATCCCAAAAAAAAAGGTATTCATAATCCTCTTTTTATTCGTTTTCCTACAGAAGAAATGATTGCCTTTTTATGTGATAATAATGATATAGTAAAAAAAATTACTTTAGCTCCAGAACAAGTAAAACAATCAATTATTTACCGTTTATGCAAATCAGGCATCCAGATTTCAGTTGGCCATTCCAATGCAACATATGAACAAACAAAAAAAGGGTTTAATGCTGGCATAAATTTTGTTACTCATTTATTCAATGCTATGCCTCCATTAACTGCACGAGAACCCGGAATAATAGGTGCAGTCTTTGATACACCAACTATTTATTGCAGTATTATTACTGACGGGATTCATGTCCATTGGGCTAACGTACGAAATGCAAAACACATTAAAACAGATCATTTAATTTTAGTTACAGATGCTACATCTCCTGCTGGCACCAATAATAATATTAAAACGTTTACTTTTGCAGGCAAAACGATAAAACATCATAATGGTTTATGTGTAGATCAACATGGTATCCTAAGCGGATCATCACTTACCATGATTGGAGCAATAAAAAACAGTGTTAAATATGCAGGAATATCATTAGATGAAGCTTTACGCATGGCTACTTTATATCCAGCACAAGCCTTAGGTGTAGACGACTACTTAGGAACAATTTCCATAAATAAGATAGCTAACTTAACCATATTCACTGATGAATACAAAATAAATAAAACCATTGTTAATGGTAAAGAAATTAAAATAAAAAAACATTAA
- the ybeY gene encoding rRNA maturation RNase YbeY: MNQVILNLQVACDSLCGLPHKLTFIRWLKIILYSYHNRKTEITIRLVDENESCALNTQYRNKNYPTNILSFPFTPPTNIKTPLLGDLVICRQIVENEAHKQKKNLELHWAHIVTHGVLHLLGYNHLSNKETKNMNMMEQKIINKLGYHNTNYKKSK, from the coding sequence ATGAATCAAGTCATCCTTAACCTGCAAGTAGCTTGTGACAGCTTATGCGGCTTACCACACAAATTAACATTTATACGTTGGCTAAAAATAATATTATATTCATATCATAATAGAAAAACAGAAATAACTATTAGATTAGTGGATGAAAATGAAAGTTGTGCATTAAATACGCAATATCGTAATAAAAATTATCCAACTAATATTTTATCTTTCCCATTTACCCCTCCAACCAATATCAAAACTCCATTACTTGGTGATTTAGTTATTTGTCGTCAAATAGTAGAAAATGAAGCACATAAACAAAAAAAAAATCTTGAATTACATTGGGCACATATAGTAACTCACGGTGTTTTACATTTATTAGGATACAACCATCTTTCAAATAAAGAAACAAAAAATATGAACATGATGGAACAAAAAATTATAAATAAATTGGGATATCATAATACTAATTATAAAAAATCAAAATAA
- the glnS gene encoding glutamine--tRNA ligase, with protein sequence MKRPIVYRNNFIYQIIEKDLSLDKSKIIRTRFPPEPNGYLHVGHAKSICLNFGVVQYYHGQCYLRFDDTNPVNEDIQYVEAIKNDIVWLGFQWHGDVRYASDYSEKLYNYAVELINKGLAYVDELSPNKIREYRGTLVLPGKNSPYRSRHIKENLMLFTKMRQGYFAEGKACLRAKIDMSSPYMIMRDPVLYRIKFIHHQRVGDKWCIYPTYDFTHCISDALEGITHSLCTLEFQDNRRLYDWILNKININVHPRQYEFSRLNLEYAVMSKRKLDLLVLHNIVTGWDDPRMPTISGLRRRGYTPESIREFCYRIGVTKQESCINMAALEACIRKDLNDKVSRVMAVLDPIKIIINNLPDKYEEKIVALNHPNKLDMGTRQIFFTKEIFIDRNDFCEIVNDYKIRKLILGKKIRLRNAYVIQAERVQRDNNGAISIIFCTYDSQTLNKNPIDCRDVKGVIHWVSATRNVIAEFRLYNHLFTISNPWAVKNFLSYVNPRSLVIYHGFVEDSVLYSKKNKHYQFEREGYFCIDECYSTANKLVFHRTVELKSIWKTKNNKKIL encoded by the coding sequence ATGAAACGACCTATTGTATATAGAAATAATTTTATTTATCAAATTATTGAAAAAGATTTATCTCTTGATAAATCTAAAATAATACGTACAAGATTTCCACCAGAACCTAATGGATATTTACATGTTGGGCATGCAAAATCAATATGTTTAAATTTTGGTGTCGTACAATATTATCACGGTCAGTGTTATTTACGTTTTGATGATACTAATCCAGTTAACGAAGATATACAATATGTTGAAGCCATTAAAAACGATATTGTATGGTTAGGTTTTCAATGGCATGGTGATGTACGTTATGCTTCAGATTATTCTGAAAAATTATATAATTATGCTGTAGAACTAATAAATAAAGGATTAGCGTATGTAGATGAATTGTCACCAAATAAAATTCGTGAGTATCGTGGAACATTAGTTTTGCCGGGCAAAAATAGTCCTTATCGTTCTCGACATATAAAAGAAAATTTAATGTTGTTTACTAAAATGCGACAGGGATATTTTGCAGAAGGAAAAGCTTGTTTACGGGCTAAAATTGATATGTCATCTCCTTATATGATTATGCGAGATCCTGTTCTTTATAGAATTAAATTTATACATCACCAACGTGTTGGAGATAAGTGGTGTATTTATCCAACCTATGATTTTACTCATTGTATTTCTGATGCTCTGGAAGGTATTACTCATTCTTTATGTACTTTAGAATTTCAAGATAATCGCAGATTATATGATTGGATTTTAAATAAAATTAATATTAACGTGCATCCACGTCAATATGAATTTTCACGTCTTAATTTGGAATATGCTGTAATGTCTAAACGTAAACTTGATTTATTAGTATTACATAATATTGTAACAGGATGGGATGATCCACGTATGCCAACTATTTCGGGTTTGCGTAGGCGTGGTTATACCCCCGAATCTATTCGTGAATTTTGTTATCGTATTGGTGTTACTAAACAAGAAAGCTGCATAAACATGGCAGCATTAGAAGCTTGTATCAGGAAAGATTTAAATGACAAGGTATCACGTGTTATGGCCGTTCTCGATCCTATAAAAATAATTATTAATAATTTACCTGATAAGTATGAAGAAAAAATTGTTGCGTTGAATCATCCTAATAAATTGGATATGGGAACTCGTCAAATTTTTTTTACTAAAGAAATATTTATTGATCGCAATGATTTTTGTGAAATAGTTAATGATTATAAAATTAGAAAATTAATATTAGGTAAAAAAATACGTTTACGTAACGCGTATGTTATTCAGGCTGAACGAGTGCAGAGAGATAATAATGGAGCTATTAGTATAATTTTCTGTACATATGATTCTCAAACACTTAATAAGAATCCTATTGATTGTCGTGATGTTAAGGGTGTTATTCATTGGGTGTCAGCAACGAGGAATGTGATTGCAGAATTTCGTTTGTATAATCATTTATTTACAATATCTAATCCATGGGCAGTGAAAAATTTTTTATCGTATGTAAATCCTCGTTCTTTGGTTATTTATCATGGTTTTGTTGAAGATAGTGTTTTATATTCTAAAAAGAATAAACATTATCAGTTTGAACGTGAAGGATATTTTTGTATTGATGAGTGTTATTCTACTGCAAATAAATTAGTATTTCATCGTACGGTAGAATTGAAGAGCATATGGAAAACAAAAAATAATAAAAAAATCCTATGA
- the corC gene encoding CNNM family magnesium/cobalt transport protein CorC (CorC(YbeX) belongs to the Cyclin M Mg2+ Exporter (CNNM) family, and was characterized as belonging to a set of three proteins, at least one of which must be present for CorA to function.) — protein MSDHHLQENNNLGNKKNFFTTILNQLFHSEPKNRKNLLKLIHNYEQHSLIDTDTRKMLEGVINLTEKKVRDIMIPKSQIITLNKSQTLQHSLDVIIQYAHSRFPIVGENKDHIIGILMVKDLLPFMFNTKHFNIEKIMRPAIVVPENKRVDRMLKEFRCQHYHMSIIIDEFGNMSGLITIEDILELIVGNIEDEYDDEEHYEIHQINQHTFIVHALTPIKKFNKTFNAHFDHEEFDTIGGLIMQSFGHLPKIHESINIDNYIFKVSLTDSRRIIQVLVQIP, from the coding sequence ATGAGTGATCATCATCTACAAGAAAATAATAACCTTGGTAATAAAAAAAATTTTTTTACCACAATCTTAAATCAATTATTTCATAGTGAACCTAAAAATCGAAAAAATTTGTTGAAACTAATCCATAATTATGAACAACATTCGCTTATTGATACCGATACACGTAAAATGTTAGAAGGAGTCATTAATCTTACTGAGAAAAAAGTACGTGATATCATGATTCCAAAATCCCAAATAATAACTTTAAATAAATCACAAACATTACAACACTCCCTAGACGTAATTATACAATATGCACATTCACGATTTCCAATAGTTGGTGAAAATAAAGACCACATTATAGGTATTCTTATGGTTAAAGATTTATTACCTTTTATGTTCAATACTAAACATTTTAACATCGAAAAAATAATGCGGCCAGCTATAGTAGTACCAGAAAACAAACGTGTAGATAGAATGTTAAAAGAGTTTCGTTGTCAACATTATCATATGTCAATCATTATTGACGAATTTGGAAATATGTCTGGATTAATAACCATCGAAGATATCCTTGAACTTATCGTAGGTAATATTGAAGATGAATATGATGATGAAGAACATTACGAAATCCACCAAATCAATCAACATACTTTCATTGTTCATGCGTTAACACCTATAAAAAAATTTAATAAAACATTCAATGCTCATTTTGATCATGAAGAATTTGACACTATTGGCGGCTTGATTATGCAATCTTTTGGACATTTACCAAAAATTCATGAATCAATTAATATTGATAACTATATTTTTAAAGTATCTTTAACAGATAGTCGTCGTATCATTCAAGTATTAGTACAAATCCCATAA
- a CDS encoding alpha-D-glucose phosphate-specific phosphoglucomutase has product MVNCTKHCKSVYNNNIIDITQLIMKYYILCPDPHNDSQMVKFGTSGHRGTSEGSSFNENHIFAITQAIVNIRINQGITGPCYLGKDTHVLSEPAFISVIEVLTANGIDVIIQQGEGYTPTPVISHAILNYNRFIYINSFKADGIILTSSHNPPEYGGIKYNPFNGGPANIGITNLIEKYANLLLANKLRGIRRFTLKQAWRSGHIYVQDLIQTYIKNLSTVIDMKAIKGSGIRLGIDPLGGAGIAYWQYLAHFYHLNLVVINEKIDKTFSFIRPDCDGKIRMDCSSESVISCLLMLRNKFDLIFINDPDCDRHSIITSLGSISSRDYLSVAIDYLFQNRPLWKSILGVGTTLVSSTMINLVTHNLNIKLLQFPVGFKWFVQGLFNSVLGFCCEESAGASFLNFNARPWSTDKDGIIMCLLAAEITVNFNKDIKEYFSILADKFGFISYNCMQIPITSLQRKFISQNLHNFLHKTTLTGDYVIKRSIILNCDQTINCVKIITCNGWFAIRLSGTEEVYKIYCESFIDINHRIQIETEIKNIINSFLLQIN; this is encoded by the coding sequence ATGGTTAATTGCACTAAACATTGTAAATCTGTTTATAACAATAATATAATTGATATTACGCAATTAATCATGAAATATTATATTTTATGTCCGGATCCACACAATGATTCTCAAATGGTTAAATTTGGTACTTCTGGACATCGCGGAACTTCCGAAGGTTCTAGTTTTAACGAAAATCATATTTTTGCTATTACTCAAGCTATTGTAAATATAAGAATTAATCAAGGAATAACTGGTCCGTGTTATTTAGGAAAAGATACTCATGTTCTTTCTGAACCTGCTTTTATTTCTGTGATTGAAGTGTTAACTGCTAATGGTATAGACGTTATTATACAACAAGGAGAAGGTTATACTCCTACTCCAGTTATCTCTCATGCAATTTTAAATTATAATCGCTTTATTTACATTAATTCATTTAAAGCTGATGGTATTATTTTAACTTCTTCTCATAATCCACCTGAATATGGCGGTATTAAATATAATCCATTTAATGGAGGGCCGGCTAATATTGGTATTACTAATCTTATTGAAAAATATGCTAATTTATTATTAGCAAATAAATTACGTGGAATACGTCGTTTTACGTTAAAACAAGCTTGGCGAAGTGGACATATTTATGTGCAAGATCTGATACAAACATATATTAAAAATTTATCTACTGTAATTGATATGAAAGCTATTAAAGGATCTGGTATAAGATTAGGTATAGATCCGTTAGGAGGAGCAGGTATTGCATATTGGCAATATCTTGCTCACTTTTATCATTTAAATTTAGTTGTAATAAATGAAAAAATTGATAAAACGTTTAGTTTTATACGTCCTGATTGTGACGGTAAGATTCGGATGGATTGTTCATCCGAGTCGGTAATATCTTGTTTATTAATGTTACGTAATAAATTTGATTTAATTTTTATTAATGATCCTGATTGTGATAGACATTCTATTATTACATCTTTAGGTTCTATTAGCTCTAGAGATTATTTATCAGTAGCAATAGATTATTTGTTCCAAAATCGTCCATTATGGAAGTCTATACTAGGAGTAGGTACAACATTGGTATCTAGTACTATGATTAATTTAGTAACGCATAATCTTAATATTAAATTATTACAATTCCCAGTAGGATTTAAATGGTTTGTTCAAGGTTTGTTTAATAGTGTTTTAGGATTTTGTTGTGAAGAGAGTGCAGGCGCATCTTTTTTAAATTTTAATGCACGTCCATGGTCTACCGATAAAGATGGAATTATTATGTGTTTATTGGCAGCAGAAATTACTGTAAATTTTAATAAAGATATAAAAGAATATTTTTCTATATTGGCGGATAAATTCGGATTCATTAGTTATAATTGTATGCAAATCCCTATCACTAGTTTACAAAGAAAGTTTATTTCTCAAAACCTACATAATTTTCTCCATAAAACTACATTAACTGGAGATTATGTTATTAAGAGATCCATTATATTAAATTGTGATCAAACTATCAATTGTGTAAAAATTATAACTTGTAACGGTTGGTTTGCTATTAGGTTATCTGGTACTGAAGAAGTTTATAAAATTTATTGTGAAAGTTTTATTGATATAAATCATCGTATTCAAATTGAAACAGAAATAAAGAACATCATTAATTCTTTTTTATTGCAAATAAATTAA
- the fldA gene encoding flavodoxin FldA: MKAKVGIFFSSDTGNTENVAKMIQKQLGTNVADIFDIVNSNREDLEQYNNLLLGIPTWYYGEAQCDWEDFFPILKTINFCGKKVGIFGCGDQEDYAEYFCDAMNILKEITEHNGATLIGKWPTDGYRFESSKSLINKDHFVGLVIDEDRQPEMTLDRVINWVKQIKKEMNLN, translated from the coding sequence ATGAAAGCAAAAGTGGGCATTTTTTTTAGTAGTGATACTGGTAACACAGAAAACGTTGCAAAAATGATTCAAAAACAATTAGGCACCAATGTTGCAGATATATTTGATATCGTGAATAGCAATAGAGAAGATTTAGAACAATATAATAATTTACTTTTAGGAATTCCCACTTGGTATTATGGTGAAGCTCAATGTGATTGGGAAGATTTTTTCCCTATTTTAAAAACCATTAATTTTTGTGGGAAAAAAGTAGGAATTTTTGGTTGTGGAGATCAAGAAGATTATGCTGAATATTTTTGTGATGCAATGAATATATTGAAAGAAATTACTGAACATAATGGAGCTACTTTAATTGGAAAATGGCCTACTGATGGGTATCGTTTTGAATCTTCTAAAAGTTTAATTAATAAAGATCATTTCGTTGGATTAGTTATAGACGAAGATCGACAACCTGAAATGACTTTAGATCGCGTGATTAATTGGGTTAAACAAATTAAAAAAGAAATGAATTTAAATTAA
- a CDS encoding PhoH family protein, producing the protein MTKHKLHNKKIILEPIDNNRLMSLCGPLDNNIKELEHQLDIIINRFNNIFQLIGNTIHIDIATTVITSLYLDTAPLNGIITNIGPEQIHLAIIKSKTFEKNKLIPINHNKIININTKHSLVKPKTINQMKYITHICNHDIIFGIGPAGTGKTYLAVATAIQALEHQNIHKIILTRPAVEVDEKLGFLPGDLYQKIHPYLYPLYDAMFKIMGHTKVKKLIERNIIEIAPLAYMRGRTFNHAFILLDEGQNTTIAQMKMFLTRIGFNSKVIITGDITQIDLPQNQPSGLCHAMQILTNIKGISFNIFHNEDVIRHPIVKNITNAYEYWEKNNFLKTKHR; encoded by the coding sequence ATGACCAAACATAAACTTCACAATAAAAAAATTATACTTGAACCAATTGATAATAACAGATTAATGAGTTTATGCGGCCCACTTGATAATAATATCAAAGAACTTGAACATCAATTAGATATCATTATAAACCGATTTAATAACATTTTTCAACTCATAGGAAATACAATACATATAGATATTGCTACTACTGTAATTACATCTTTATATCTAGATACTGCTCCATTAAATGGCATTATTACTAATATTGGACCAGAACAAATACATCTAGCTATTATAAAAAGTAAAACATTCGAAAAAAATAAACTAATTCCTATTAACCATAATAAAATTATTAACATTAATACAAAACACTCTTTAGTTAAACCAAAAACAATTAACCAAATGAAGTATATTACTCATATTTGTAATCATGATATTATATTTGGTATTGGGCCGGCAGGAACAGGAAAAACCTATTTAGCTGTAGCAACAGCAATACAAGCATTAGAACACCAAAATATTCACAAAATTATATTAACAAGGCCGGCAGTAGAGGTAGACGAAAAATTAGGATTTTTACCAGGTGATTTATATCAAAAAATACACCCCTACTTATATCCATTATATGATGCAATGTTTAAAATTATGGGACATACTAAAGTAAAAAAATTAATTGAACGTAATATCATTGAAATAGCTCCATTAGCTTATATGCGAGGACGTACCTTTAATCATGCTTTTATCCTTCTTGATGAAGGACAAAATACAACTATTGCACAAATGAAGATGTTTTTAACTAGAATAGGTTTTAATTCAAAAGTAATTATTACTGGCGACATCACTCAAATAGATTTACCTCAAAACCAACCATCAGGATTATGTCATGCAATGCAAATTTTAACTAATATAAAAGGTATAAGTTTTAACATCTTTCATAACGAAGATGTTATTAGACATCCAATAGTTAAAAACATTACTAACGCCTATGAATATTGGGAAAAAAACAATTTCCTAAAAACAAAACATAGATAA
- a CDS encoding FAD-dependent oxidoreductase translates to MNKSDIYDVIVIGGGVIGSSFALYLSQSNFRIALVEKNIQKLVVSKNNPPDLKVLAINCNSINFLTEINIWPFIDEFYCTPYCQLETWEYQVAKVTFNSNSIYLSKMGFIVEYQRLQTAMWQSFDKHENLTLYYPFSIISIKYNGVYWQIELNDNRIIIGRLLIGADGMNSSVRKLSGISISGWEYGQSCMLLSARAEKKQSNTIWQIITPCGLKGCLPLYDNWVSLMWYDTTERIHQLKKLPLLVLEKKIRNVFMPKLGNIKLYNVGYSHLFCQHVHEYIRPGLALIGDAAHCMHSLAGQGVNLGFKDAVMLARILIDARNKDNRYWDKIEVLQCYQHKRRYDNLLMQIGIHAFYLIFINNNIFLKVIRNIGCIFINNSNFFKKKILKYALGILKK, encoded by the coding sequence ATGAACAAATCTGATATATATGATGTAATAGTAATTGGAGGAGGAGTCATAGGCAGTAGTTTTGCTTTATATCTTTCTCAATCTAATTTTAGAATAGCATTAGTTGAGAAAAATATTCAGAAATTAGTTGTGTCTAAAAATAATCCACCTGATCTGAAAGTATTAGCTATTAATTGTAATTCTATTAATTTTTTGACTGAAATTAATATTTGGCCATTTATAGATGAGTTTTATTGTACTCCATATTGTCAATTAGAAACGTGGGAATATCAGGTAGCAAAGGTAACATTTAATTCTAATTCTATTTATTTATCTAAAATGGGATTTATTGTAGAATATCAAAGATTACAAACAGCCATGTGGCAATCTTTTGATAAACATGAAAATTTAACGTTGTATTATCCATTTTCAATTATTTCCATAAAATATAACGGTGTTTATTGGCAAATAGAATTAAACGATAATAGAATAATTATAGGTCGTCTATTAATAGGAGCAGATGGCATGAATTCTAGTGTTAGAAAGTTATCGGGTATTTCTATTAGTGGCTGGGAATATGGTCAATCTTGTATGTTGTTAAGTGCAAGGGCAGAAAAAAAACAGTCAAATACTATTTGGCAGATTATTACTCCTTGTGGTCTAAAAGGATGTTTACCGTTGTATGATAATTGGGTGTCTTTAATGTGGTATGATACAACAGAACGTATTCATCAACTAAAGAAATTACCTTTATTGGTATTAGAAAAAAAAATACGAAATGTATTTATGCCTAAATTAGGTAATATAAAATTATATAATGTAGGTTATTCTCATTTATTTTGTCAGCATGTACATGAGTACATACGACCAGGGTTAGCATTAATTGGTGATGCTGCGCATTGTATGCATTCTTTAGCAGGACAAGGGGTAAATCTTGGATTTAAAGATGCTGTAATGTTAGCAAGAATATTGATTGATGCTCGGAATAAAGATAATAGATATTGGGATAAAATAGAAGTTCTTCAATGTTACCAACATAAGCGTCGATACGATAATTTATTAATGCAAATTGGGATACACGCATTTTATCTTATTTTTATTAATAATAATATTTTTTTGAAAGTAATAAGAAATATTGGATGTATTTTTATCAATAATTCTAATTTCTTTAAGAAAAAAATATTAAAATATGCTTTAGGTATTTTAAAAAAATAA
- a CDS encoding alpha/beta fold hydrolase, giving the protein MNVNIVKLNYLFHKKNIAKKNIKTIVLIHGLFGNLSNLGILATKLAIYYQIVQLDLRNHGKSPHTNSMHYLEMSQDILVLLDQLTINKFIVIGHSIGGKVAMFLCQLAPNRIIKAIILDIAPVNYVTYNINPVFIAINDVIKIGATTRHQANQIMQKNIQDKQIILFLLKSFYQGRWLFNIKVIKEYYSILSNWHNYFPWTGKILFIKGELSTYINKHYYTDIFQNFPKAQIIKVLQVGHWLHHEKPDIVLNIINDFLKN; this is encoded by the coding sequence ATGAACGTGAATATTGTGAAACTCAATTACTTATTTCACAAAAAAAATATTGCAAAAAAAAATATAAAAACAATAGTACTAATTCATGGTTTATTTGGTAATTTAAGTAATCTTGGAATATTAGCAACAAAACTTGCAATATATTATCAAATTGTACAACTTGATTTACGTAATCATGGCAAATCACCTCATACGAATTCTATGCATTATCTAGAAATGTCACAAGATATACTTGTATTATTAGACCAACTGACAATAAATAAATTCATTGTTATTGGACATTCAATAGGTGGTAAGGTAGCTATGTTTTTGTGTCAACTAGCGCCAAATCGTATTATAAAAGCAATAATTCTTGACATAGCACCAGTGAATTATGTCACATACAATATAAATCCTGTATTTATAGCTATAAATGATGTTATTAAAATTGGTGCAACTACACGACATCAAGCTAATCAAATTATGCAAAAAAATATTCAAGATAAACAAATCATACTATTTTTATTAAAATCTTTTTATCAAGGACGATGGCTATTTAATATTAAAGTCATAAAAGAATATTATTCCATTCTTAGTAATTGGCATAATTATTTTCCTTGGACTGGAAAAATATTATTTATTAAAGGTGAACTATCTACATACATAAATAAACATTATTATACTGATATTTTTCAAAATTTTCCTAAAGCACAAATTATAAAAGTACTTCAAGTTGGACATTGGTTGCATCATGAAAAACCAGATATTGTATTAAATATTATCAATGATTTTTTAAAAAACTAA
- the nagB gene encoding glucosamine-6-phosphate deaminase produces MRPIFLQTASQVSTWVTSYIVHRINTFQPTARRPFILGLPTGSTPLEMYKKLIKKYKTGDITFKHVVTFNMDEYVGLSSDNPKSYHSFIHKNFFNYIDIPKENINLLNGNAPNFDIECQRYENKIKSYGKINLFIGGVGNDGHIAFNEPGSSLSSRTRIKKLTEETRHANSRFFNNKIDRVPNLALTIGIGTLLDAQEIIILITGKNKALAVKAAIEGNVNHMWTISYLQLHPKVIIVCDEASTMELKVKTVKYFQELEINNTTSMQININ; encoded by the coding sequence ATGAGACCAATATTTTTACAAACTGCATCTCAAGTTAGTACATGGGTAACTAGTTATATTGTACATCGTATCAATACTTTTCAACCAACTGCTCGCAGGCCATTTATACTAGGTTTACCAACTGGTAGTACACCCTTAGAAATGTATAAAAAATTAATTAAAAAATATAAAACAGGAGATATTACTTTTAAACATGTAGTAACATTTAATATGGATGAATATGTTGGTTTATCATCTGATAATCCTAAAAGTTATCATTCTTTTATACATAAAAATTTCTTTAATTATATTGATATTCCTAAAGAAAACATTAATCTTTTAAATGGTAATGCACCAAATTTTGATATTGAATGTCAAAGATATGAAAATAAAATAAAATCATATGGTAAAATTAATTTATTCATAGGCGGTGTTGGTAATGATGGTCACATTGCTTTCAACGAGCCAGGTTCATCTTTGTCTTCACGTACTCGTATAAAAAAACTCACAGAAGAAACTCGTCATGCTAATTCACGATTTTTTAATAATAAAATTGATCGCGTACCAAATTTAGCTCTAACAATTGGTATAGGTACGCTTTTAGATGCACAAGAAATTATAATTTTAATAACAGGAAAAAACAAAGCATTAGCAGTGAAAGCAGCAATTGAAGGTAATGTTAATCATATGTGGACTATTAGTTATTTGCAATTGCACCCAAAAGTAATTATAGTATGTGATGAAGCTTCAACAATGGAATTAAAAGTGAAAACTGTTAAATATTTTCAAGAACTAGAAATTAATAATACTACAAGTATGCAAATAAATATTAACTGA